A section of the Streptomyces sp. NBC_01591 genome encodes:
- a CDS encoding IS4 family transposase yields the protein MPRSGWVKPSSDVRLSDLVSVGLLTRVFPADVVDAVIEEAGRTERRHRSLPARVMAYFSMGMALYSDGSYEDVFAQLTDGLSWASGWSESFPPPSKSAIFQARARLGFEPVRDLFARVARPLAGPDTPGSWLAGRRLVAIDGTCLDVADTAANAEFFGRPASSRGERSAFPQARLVALAECGTHAVFDAVTGPCSVSEIELSRQLVGRLEPGQLVLADRGFYGFRLWQQSAATGADLLWRVKTNLRPRYLETLADGSWLARIVPTSGPNRATTDPLTVRVIDYTVDDGRDNPEEYRLLTTILDPAEAGAEDLAAAYVQRWEIETTFDELKTHQRGPRAVLRSKAPELVQQEIWGHLCCHYAIRTLMADTAAHAGHDPDRVSFVKALRIARRSVAQSAFPPSEH from the coding sequence ATGCCGCGTTCTGGTTGGGTGAAGCCGTCTTCTGATGTCCGGTTGTCGGATTTGGTGTCTGTGGGGTTGCTGACGCGGGTGTTTCCCGCGGACGTGGTTGACGCGGTGATCGAGGAGGCGGGGCGTACTGAGCGGCGTCACCGGTCGTTGCCTGCCCGGGTGATGGCGTACTTCTCGATGGGGATGGCGTTGTATTCGGATGGTTCCTACGAGGATGTGTTCGCGCAGCTCACGGACGGGCTGTCGTGGGCGTCGGGGTGGTCGGAGTCGTTTCCGCCGCCCTCGAAGTCGGCGATCTTCCAGGCCAGGGCTCGTCTGGGGTTCGAGCCAGTGCGGGATCTCTTCGCCCGTGTCGCGCGTCCGCTGGCGGGGCCGGACACGCCGGGGTCGTGGCTGGCCGGGCGTCGCCTGGTGGCGATCGACGGGACGTGCCTGGACGTGGCGGACACGGCGGCCAACGCGGAGTTCTTCGGGCGGCCCGCTTCCAGCAGGGGGGAGCGGTCCGCGTTTCCGCAGGCCCGCCTGGTGGCATTGGCGGAATGCGGTACTCATGCGGTCTTCGACGCTGTCACCGGCCCGTGCAGTGTGTCGGAGATCGAGTTGTCCCGGCAGCTCGTCGGGCGACTTGAGCCGGGCCAGCTGGTCCTGGCCGACCGGGGCTTTTACGGGTTCCGCCTCTGGCAGCAGTCCGCAGCCACGGGCGCGGATCTGCTCTGGCGAGTGAAGACGAACCTGAGGCCCCGGTATCTGGAAACCCTGGCCGACGGGTCGTGGCTGGCCAGGATCGTCCCGACGTCGGGCCCGAACCGGGCCACGACGGATCCACTCACGGTCAGAGTGATCGACTACACGGTCGATGACGGCCGGGACAACCCCGAGGAATACCGTCTGCTGACCACGATCCTCGACCCGGCCGAGGCCGGCGCCGAGGACCTCGCAGCCGCCTACGTCCAACGGTGGGAAATCGAGACCACCTTCGACGAACTGAAAACCCACCAGCGCGGGCCCCGCGCGGTACTGCGCTCGAAAGCCCCCGAGCTCGTCCAGCAAGAAATCTGGGGACACCTGTGCTGCCACTACGCCATCCGCACCCTGATGGCCGACACCGCCGCACACGCCGGCCACGACCCCGACAGAGTCTCCTTCGTCAAAGCCCTCCGCATCGCTCGCCGTTCAGTCGCGCAGAGCGCATTTCCCCCCTCCGAGCACTGA
- a CDS encoding nuclear transport factor 2 family protein: MQARDWAGVGELLAEDVVVEWPVSGERIHGRENFVRINAEYPEGWLIKILRVLSSGNEVVSEVEFLTARWASTGWHPSGLSVTACHQRP, encoded by the coding sequence ATGCAGGCCCGGGACTGGGCAGGCGTCGGCGAACTGCTGGCGGAAGATGTAGTTGTGGAATGGCCGGTCAGCGGTGAACGTATCCATGGCCGGGAGAACTTCGTACGTATCAACGCGGAATATCCGGAAGGGTGGTTGATCAAGATCCTTCGTGTCCTGTCGTCCGGGAACGAAGTCGTTTCCGAGGTCGAGTTCCTCACGGCACGATGGGCATCCACCGGGTGGCATCCTTCTGGACTGTCCGTAACGGCCTGTCACCAGCGGCCGTGA